The proteins below are encoded in one region of Streptomyces roseirectus:
- a CDS encoding ABC transporter ATP-binding protein, translated as MTDAVTCTGLTHTFGDTRAVDGLDLTVAEGEVFGLLGPNGAGKTTAIRCLTTLLPVPAGTVRVFGHDAAGDRMAVRRLLGYVPQQLSADAGLTGRENVALFARVFDVPRRERAERVGQALAAVGLTDAAGRLAGTYSGGMVRRLELAQALVSAPRLLILDEPTIGLDPLARTGVWEHIRAVREATGMTVLVTTHYMDEADQHCDRVALMHHGRVRALGTPEELRQGLAARLGSRTPPTLEDVFRDVAGGFLDENSGDFRDVRSTRRTAHRVG; from the coding sequence ATGACCGACGCCGTCACCTGCACCGGACTCACTCACACCTTCGGGGACACCCGGGCCGTCGACGGGCTCGACCTCACCGTCGCCGAGGGCGAGGTCTTCGGCCTGCTCGGGCCCAACGGGGCCGGCAAGACCACCGCCATCCGCTGCCTCACCACCCTGCTCCCCGTCCCCGCCGGCACGGTCCGCGTCTTCGGCCACGACGCCGCCGGCGACCGCATGGCCGTCCGCCGCCTCCTCGGCTACGTCCCCCAGCAGCTGTCCGCCGACGCCGGGCTCACCGGACGCGAGAACGTCGCCCTGTTCGCCCGCGTCTTCGACGTCCCCCGCCGCGAACGTGCCGAGCGCGTCGGACAGGCGCTCGCCGCCGTCGGACTCACCGACGCCGCCGGACGGCTCGCCGGAACCTACTCCGGCGGCATGGTCCGCCGCCTCGAACTCGCCCAGGCGCTGGTCAGCGCGCCCCGGCTGCTCATCCTCGACGAACCCACCATCGGCCTGGACCCCCTCGCCCGCACCGGCGTCTGGGAACACATCCGCGCCGTGCGCGAGGCCACCGGGATGACCGTCCTCGTCACCACCCACTACATGGACGAGGCCGACCAGCACTGCGACCGCGTCGCCCTCATGCACCACGGACGCGTCCGCGCGCTCGGCACACCGGAGGAACTGCGCCAGGGGCTCGCCGCCCGCCTCGGCAGCCGGACGCCGCCCACCCTGGAGGACGTCTTCCGCGACGTCGCCGGCGGGTTCCTCGACGAGAACTCAGGAGACTTCCGAGATGTCCGAAGCACCCGCCGCACCGCCCACCGCGTCGGCTGA
- a CDS encoding AMP-dependent synthetase/ligase, which translates to MRDVALAPPAAVSPLTGGLADSVFDAAARTPARPVLARRSAADPEVWEEVSAEGLRDEVVALARGFVASGISPGHRVALMARTRYEWTVLCYALWAVGAEIVPVYPTSSRDQVEWILRDSGCVGVVVEDEATVMTVGSVCAGLEGLRHVWQLDAGAVRQLTAAGESVPVTTVESLRRIVLPDSTAAILYTSGTSGRPLGCALSHENLASPCDTLLAGWGHTVAPAGRRPAVLAFLPFSHVYGLMIQGLCLRGGVLMGHEPDMSEAALTSALRTFRPTYLYAVPSVFEKIYKNALRTAQQAGRGGLFERAAQTAREFAAALERQRLGRGSGPGLDLRMQHAVFERTVYRRLRAALGGRVTRATSGGSPLNRDLSLFYDGIGIHVHDGYGLTETGGGVTMQPLGREKSGTVGRALPGTDVRVADDGEILVSGPSVFQGYVGDEAATRAVLDNGWLATGDLGHLDSDGYLTITGRKKDVIVTTSGKSVSPALLEQRLRMHPLVHQAVVVGDNRPCVGALITLDPEFLAHWRARLALQGDVPSREAREENALREEMGRAVAAANSAVSRAESIRVFRVLPRAFDQAGGLLTPSMKLRRDSIVDHWSAEIEAMYQARAPIPRYSPPSVLSWDDADDVFRQTR; encoded by the coding sequence ATGCGCGACGTCGCACTCGCTCCCCCGGCCGCCGTCTCGCCCCTGACCGGAGGGCTCGCCGACAGTGTCTTCGACGCCGCCGCGCGCACGCCCGCCCGGCCGGTGCTGGCGCGGCGCTCGGCGGCCGATCCCGAGGTGTGGGAGGAGGTGAGCGCCGAGGGGCTGCGGGACGAAGTCGTGGCGCTGGCGCGGGGGTTCGTCGCGTCGGGGATCTCGCCGGGGCACCGGGTCGCGCTGATGGCCCGCACCCGCTACGAGTGGACGGTGCTGTGCTACGCGCTGTGGGCGGTGGGCGCGGAGATCGTGCCGGTGTACCCGACGTCGTCGCGGGACCAGGTGGAGTGGATCCTGCGGGACTCGGGCTGTGTCGGGGTGGTCGTCGAGGACGAGGCGACCGTGATGACGGTCGGTTCGGTGTGCGCGGGGCTCGAAGGGCTGCGCCACGTCTGGCAGTTGGACGCGGGCGCGGTGCGGCAGCTCACCGCGGCGGGCGAGTCGGTGCCGGTGACGACGGTGGAGTCGCTGCGCCGGATCGTCCTGCCGGACTCGACGGCGGCGATCCTCTACACCTCCGGCACCTCGGGCCGCCCGCTGGGCTGCGCGCTCAGCCACGAGAACCTGGCGAGCCCCTGCGACACGCTGCTGGCCGGCTGGGGCCACACGGTCGCGCCCGCGGGCAGGCGCCCGGCGGTCCTCGCGTTCCTGCCGTTCTCCCACGTGTACGGGCTGATGATCCAGGGGCTGTGCCTGCGCGGCGGCGTCCTGATGGGGCACGAGCCGGACATGAGCGAGGCGGCGCTCACCTCGGCGCTGCGCACGTTCCGTCCGACGTACCTGTACGCGGTGCCGTCGGTGTTCGAGAAGATCTACAAGAACGCCCTGCGCACCGCCCAGCAGGCCGGGCGCGGGGGGCTGTTCGAGCGGGCGGCGCAGACGGCGCGGGAGTTCGCGGCGGCTCTCGAACGCCAGCGCCTGGGCCGGGGTTCGGGGCCGGGCCTGGACCTGCGGATGCAGCACGCCGTGTTCGAGCGGACCGTGTACCGAAGACTGCGCGCCGCGCTCGGCGGCCGGGTCACGCGGGCCACCTCGGGCGGCTCGCCCCTCAACCGCGACCTGTCCCTCTTCTACGACGGCATCGGCATCCACGTCCACGACGGCTACGGCCTCACCGAGACCGGCGGCGGTGTCACCATGCAGCCGCTGGGCCGTGAGAAGTCGGGCACGGTCGGCCGGGCGCTGCCCGGCACGGACGTCCGGGTCGCGGACGACGGCGAGATCCTGGTGAGCGGCCCCTCGGTGTTCCAGGGGTACGTGGGCGACGAGGCGGCGACCCGCGCGGTCCTCGACAACGGCTGGCTCGCCACCGGGGACCTCGGCCACCTCGACTCGGACGGCTATCTGACGATCACCGGCCGCAAGAAGGACGTCATCGTCACGACCAGCGGCAAGAGCGTGTCGCCCGCGCTGCTCGAACAGCGGCTGCGGATGCACCCGTTGGTCCACCAGGCGGTCGTCGTCGGCGACAACCGGCCCTGTGTGGGCGCGCTGATCACCCTCGACCCGGAGTTCCTGGCCCACTGGCGGGCCCGTCTCGCCCTCCAGGGCGACGTCCCGAGCCGTGAGGCCCGTGAGGAGAACGCGCTGCGCGAGGAGATGGGGCGCGCGGTCGCCGCCGCCAACAGCGCGGTCTCCCGCGCGGAGTCGATCCGGGTCTTCCGGGTCCTGCCCCGCGCCTTCGACCAGGCGGGCGGGCTGCTCACCCCGTCGATGAAACTCCGCCGGGACTCCATCGTCGACCACTGGTCGGCGGAGATCGAGGCCATGTACCAGGCCCGCGCCCCGATCCCCCGCTACAGCCCGCCGTCCGTCCTGAGCTGGGACGACGCGGACGACGTGTTCCGGCAGACCCGCTGA
- a CDS encoding MarR family winged helix-turn-helix transcriptional regulator — translation MDDETFPQELADALTGVQRLLRRRLRAGLDRPRLRGGEAELLRLVGTRPGIGVSEAAKELYLAGNSVSTLVNRLAAEGYLVRETDPADRRAARLRLTEAAETRLRDWRARRARLVEQHIARLDAADRDALRAALPALRTLAVQLQEEPDDSP, via the coding sequence ATGGATGACGAGACGTTTCCGCAGGAACTCGCCGACGCCCTCACCGGCGTCCAGCGGCTCCTGCGCCGCCGGCTGCGCGCCGGACTCGACCGGCCCCGGCTGCGCGGCGGCGAGGCCGAACTCCTCCGGCTCGTCGGCACCCGCCCCGGCATCGGCGTCTCCGAGGCCGCCAAAGAGCTGTACCTCGCCGGCAACTCCGTCTCGACCCTGGTGAACCGGCTCGCCGCCGAGGGGTACCTGGTCCGCGAGACCGACCCCGCCGACCGGCGCGCCGCCCGCCTGCGCCTCACCGAGGCCGCCGAGACCCGGCTGCGCGACTGGCGGGCACGCCGCGCGCGACTCGTCGAGCAGCACATCGCCCGCCTCGACGCCGCCGACCGTGACGCGCTGCGGGCCGCACTGCCCGCGCTGCGCACCCTCGCCGTCCAGCTCCAGGAGGAACCCGACGACAGTCCCTGA
- a CDS encoding pep a2 produces MKTAAPRSYHLDVDISPERAGQVRRILAAHLRHWGLETLADPVGAGAELLLRAIDRHTVDKRATVEMWWNGHHLITAVAEHDPDLRPDQDLRACLARLAATSDGWGCCATAQGAKVIWFTQRARTGRRAPLVPVAPLPALRTGLDLPRALPAAG; encoded by the coding sequence ATGAAGACCGCCGCTCCCCGCAGCTACCACCTCGACGTCGACATCAGCCCCGAACGCGCCGGCCAGGTCCGCCGGATCCTCGCCGCCCACCTGCGGCACTGGGGCCTGGAGACCCTGGCGGACCCCGTCGGCGCGGGCGCCGAACTCCTGCTCCGCGCCATCGACCGGCACACCGTCGACAAACGCGCCACCGTCGAGATGTGGTGGAACGGCCACCACCTCATCACCGCCGTCGCCGAGCACGACCCGGACCTGCGCCCCGACCAGGACCTGCGCGCCTGCCTCGCCCGTCTCGCCGCGACCAGCGACGGCTGGGGCTGCTGCGCCACCGCCCAGGGCGCCAAGGTCATCTGGTTCACCCAGCGCGCCCGCACCGGCCGCCGCGCCCCGCTCGTCCCCGTCGCCCCGCTGCCCGCCCTGCGCACCGGCCTCGACCTGCCCAGGGCGCTGCCGGCCGCCGGGTAG
- a CDS encoding NAD(P)/FAD-dependent oxidoreductase, with product MARPKILVVGAGFAGVGCVRRLERGLSPGEADITLVTPFAYQLYLPLLPQVASGVLTPQSIAVSLRRSSKYRTRIIPGGAIGVDLRAKVCVVRTITGELVNERYDYLVLAPGSVTRTFDIPGLTDHAIGMKTLAEAAYVRDHVIAQLDLADASDDPAERASRLQFVVVGGGYAGTETAACLQLLTHNAVKRYPRLDPKLIKWHLIDIAPKLMPELGDKLGASAQEVLRKRGVEISLGVSIAKAGAEEVTFTDGRVIPTRTLIWTAGVAASPLIGTLGAETVRGRLAVTPEMSLPGHDGVFALGDAAAVPDLAKGDADAVCPPTAQHAMRQGKVVADNVIATLRGAPAKPYRHKDLGLVVDLGGTDAVSKPLGVELRGLPAQAVARGYHWSALRTNVAKVRVLTNWTLNALAGDDFVRTGFQYRRPARMKDFEYTDTYLTPEQVEAHLKETMGD from the coding sequence ATGGCTCGACCGAAGATCCTGGTGGTGGGCGCGGGCTTCGCGGGCGTGGGCTGCGTGCGGAGGCTGGAGCGGGGGCTGTCCCCCGGCGAGGCGGACATCACGCTGGTGACGCCGTTCGCGTACCAGCTGTATCTGCCGTTGCTGCCCCAGGTCGCGTCGGGGGTGCTCACCCCGCAGTCGATCGCCGTGTCGCTGCGCCGCAGCAGCAAATACCGGACGCGGATCATCCCTGGCGGGGCGATCGGCGTCGACCTCAGGGCGAAGGTGTGCGTGGTGCGCACGATCACCGGTGAGCTGGTGAACGAACGGTACGACTATCTCGTCCTCGCGCCCGGCAGTGTGACCCGCACGTTCGACATCCCCGGTCTCACCGATCACGCGATCGGCATGAAGACGCTCGCCGAGGCCGCGTACGTGCGCGACCACGTGATCGCACAGCTCGATCTGGCCGACGCCAGCGACGACCCCGCCGAGCGGGCCTCGCGGCTCCAGTTCGTCGTCGTCGGCGGCGGGTACGCGGGCACGGAGACGGCGGCCTGCCTCCAGCTCCTCACCCACAACGCGGTCAAGCGGTATCCGCGGCTCGACCCGAAGCTCATCAAGTGGCATCTCATCGACATCGCGCCCAAGTTGATGCCGGAGCTGGGCGACAAGCTCGGGGCGAGCGCGCAGGAGGTGCTGCGCAAGCGGGGCGTCGAGATCTCGCTCGGCGTGTCCATCGCGAAGGCGGGCGCGGAGGAGGTCACGTTCACGGACGGGCGGGTGATCCCGACGCGGACGCTGATCTGGACCGCCGGGGTCGCCGCGAGTCCGCTCATCGGGACGCTCGGCGCGGAGACCGTGCGCGGGCGGCTCGCCGTCACCCCCGAGATGTCCCTGCCGGGCCACGACGGCGTCTTCGCGCTCGGGGACGCCGCCGCCGTGCCCGACCTCGCCAAGGGCGACGCCGACGCCGTCTGCCCGCCGACCGCGCAGCACGCGATGCGTCAGGGCAAGGTCGTCGCGGACAACGTCATCGCGACGCTGCGGGGCGCGCCGGCGAAGCCGTACCGGCACAAGGACCTCGGTCTGGTCGTCGACCTCGGCGGCACCGACGCCGTCTCCAAACCCCTCGGCGTCGAGCTCCGCGGCCTCCCCGCCCAGGCCGTCGCCCGCGGCTACCACTGGTCCGCCCTCCGCACCAACGTCGCCAAAGTCCGCGTCCTCACCAACTGGACCCTCAACGCCCTCGCCGGCGACGATTTCGTCCGCACCGGCTTCCAGTACCGCCGCCCCGCCCGCATGAAGGACTTCGAGTACACGGACACCTACCTGACCCCGGAACAGGTAGAGGCCCACCTCAAGGAGACAATGGGCGACTGA
- a CDS encoding VOC family protein: MNHRPEVVTTRSVFGAPCWVSLTTRDLTDTQDFYAAVFGWEWRQGSLGDHFRVASADGVPVAGLAGVAAMWQMAVAWTPYFAVIGADEAVGRVRERGGTVAVGPVSLPPGRAALLADRDGAAFGVWEGRLSGDWELWRSAAPALVRLHTRDAFASAIFYGEVLDWASDRPGSCEVHYEDGEVVLRSRGAAVARIGSGALEAAPDPTVRPHWQVHFTVADVAACVRAAELHGGSVLTKSAEQVVLRDPDGAQFTVFERRD; encoded by the coding sequence ATGAACCACCGCCCCGAGGTCGTCACCACCCGTTCCGTGTTCGGGGCGCCCTGCTGGGTCAGCCTCACCACGCGCGATCTGACGGACACCCAGGACTTCTACGCGGCCGTGTTCGGCTGGGAGTGGCGCCAGGGCTCCCTGGGCGACCACTTCCGGGTCGCCTCGGCGGACGGCGTCCCGGTGGCCGGTCTCGCGGGGGTCGCGGCGATGTGGCAGATGGCGGTGGCGTGGACGCCGTACTTCGCGGTGATCGGCGCGGACGAGGCGGTGGGCCGGGTGCGTGAGCGCGGCGGCACGGTCGCGGTGGGCCCGGTGTCGCTGCCGCCGGGCCGGGCGGCGCTGCTGGCCGACCGGGACGGCGCGGCGTTCGGCGTCTGGGAGGGCCGGCTGTCCGGCGACTGGGAACTGTGGCGCAGCGCGGCCCCGGCCCTGGTCCGCCTCCACACGCGGGACGCCTTCGCGTCGGCGATCTTCTACGGCGAGGTCCTGGACTGGGCGTCGGACCGGCCGGGGAGCTGCGAGGTGCACTATGAGGACGGCGAGGTCGTCCTGCGCAGCCGTGGCGCGGCCGTCGCCCGGATCGGCTCCGGCGCCCTGGAGGCGGCCCCCGATCCGACCGTGCGCCCGCACTGGCAGGTCCACTTCACCGTCGCGGACGTCGCGGCGTGCGTGCGGGCGGCGGAGCTGCACGGCGGGAGCGTGCTGACGAAGTCGGCCGAGCAGGTCGTCCTGCGTGATCCGGACGGCGCGCAGTTCACGGTGTTCGAGCGCCGCGACTGA
- a CDS encoding ABC transporter permease, translated as MSEAPAAPPTASADPARSLLLRPPAPRTGWRLVPARVGAMCVVELQKLRHDRTELYTRAVQPALWLLIFGQTFSRLHAIPTGGLPYVDYLAPGIIAQSAMFIAIFYGIQIIWERDAGVLSKLLVTPTPRAALITGKAFAAGVKSVVQAVVVLVIAALLGVALTWNPLRILGVLAIVVLGSAFFACLSMTIAGIVLSRDRLMGIGQAITMPLFFGSNALYPVSIMPDWLRTVSAVNPLSYEVNALRGLLLGTPARLAVDFGVLAVAAALGVLTASALLGRLAR; from the coding sequence ATGTCCGAAGCACCCGCCGCACCGCCCACCGCGTCGGCTGACCCAGCCCGCTCCCTCCTCCTGCGGCCGCCCGCGCCGCGCACCGGGTGGCGGCTCGTGCCCGCGCGCGTGGGCGCGATGTGCGTCGTCGAACTCCAGAAACTGCGGCACGACCGCACCGAGCTGTACACCCGGGCCGTCCAGCCCGCGCTGTGGCTGCTGATCTTCGGCCAGACCTTCAGCCGCCTCCACGCGATACCGACCGGCGGCCTCCCCTACGTCGACTACCTCGCGCCCGGCATCATCGCCCAGTCCGCCATGTTCATCGCGATCTTCTACGGCATCCAGATCATCTGGGAGCGCGACGCGGGCGTCCTCAGCAAACTCCTCGTCACACCCACGCCGCGCGCCGCGCTCATCACCGGCAAGGCGTTCGCGGCCGGCGTGAAGTCCGTGGTCCAGGCGGTCGTCGTCCTCGTCATCGCCGCGCTCCTCGGGGTCGCGCTCACCTGGAACCCGCTGCGGATCCTCGGGGTGCTCGCGATCGTCGTCCTCGGATCCGCGTTCTTCGCCTGCCTGTCCATGACCATCGCGGGCATCGTGCTCAGCCGGGACCGGCTCATGGGGATCGGGCAGGCGATCACCATGCCGCTGTTCTTCGGGTCCAACGCGCTCTACCCCGTGTCGATCATGCCGGACTGGCTGCGGACGGTCAGCGCGGTCAATCCGCTCAGCTACGAAGTGAACGCGCTGCGGGGTCTCCTGCTCGGTACGCCGGCGCGTCTCGCCGTCGACTTCGGGGTGCTCGCGGTGGCCGCCGCGCTCGGTGTGCTCACCGCCTCCGCGCTGCTCGGCCGGCTCGCCCGGTGA
- a CDS encoding PRC-barrel domain containing protein: MTSERIWTYAPETGHTEGRALTGYTVVATDGTVGRVEREAGPQGMRHLVVETGMWVFGRSAVVPAGTVAGIDDTGRRVLLTCTRDEVKAAPRFRTDSETRDPRYLATVGAYYLTLTPRGAAPA, encoded by the coding sequence TTGACCAGCGAGAGAATCTGGACGTACGCGCCGGAGACCGGCCACACCGAGGGTCGGGCACTGACCGGCTACACCGTCGTCGCCACGGACGGCACCGTCGGCCGCGTCGAACGCGAGGCCGGCCCCCAGGGGATGCGCCACCTCGTCGTCGAGACCGGCATGTGGGTCTTCGGCCGCAGCGCGGTCGTCCCCGCCGGCACCGTCGCCGGCATCGACGACACGGGCCGCCGCGTCCTGCTGACCTGCACCCGCGACGAGGTGAAGGCCGCCCCGCGCTTCCGCACCGACAGCGAGACCCGCGACCCCCGCTACCTGGCGACGGTCGGCGCCTACTACCTGACCCTCACCCCGCGCGGCGCAGCGCCCGCCTGA